In Hevea brasiliensis isolate MT/VB/25A 57/8 chromosome 13, ASM3005281v1, whole genome shotgun sequence, a single genomic region encodes these proteins:
- the LOC110660419 gene encoding ABC transporter A family member 2 — translation MELQRGFPLLYQQFKALLKKNLSLSWRNKSASFLQLFSSLFFIFLLFCIEKAMNAANSDTTAYKSVLDPQPLVSPPIPPCEDKFYIKKPCFDFVWSGNYSDRLNRIVSSIMANNPGRVITSNKVKSFRTTDDVDFWLLNNPMHCPGALHFKDINATVISYGVQTNSTRVMNRGYSEDPTFKFQIPLQIAAEREIARSIIGDPNFSWVVGLKEFAHPAKNNFSVLASIGPTFFLAFAMFGFVMQIGSLVVEKELKLRQAMSMTGLYESAYWFSWITWEGILSLVSSLLLVLFGMMFQFDMFKKNNFAVVFLVFYLFQLNMVGFAFLLSNFISKSSSATTVGFSVFIVGFFTQIVTIFGFPYGIHVASILRTLWSLFPPNLLGIAVNLLAQATATPEDVGISWSRRSECVRDDSAADKCVISINDVYLWLTSTFFVWFVLAIYFDNIIPNAYGVRKPIFYFLKPGYWTGKGGNRVEEGGICSCMGSVPQQEHITPEDEDVLEEENIVKQEAKDGLVNPEVAVQVRGLAKVYAGTTKIGCCKCKKTSPYHALKGLWMNFAKDQLFCLLGPNGAGKTTAINCLTGLTPVTSGDALIYGYSIRSPVGMSNIRRIIGVCPQFDILWDALSGAEHLHLFASIKGLPPDSINLVAEESLAEVRLTEAAKVRTRSYSGGMRRRLSVAIALIGNPKLVILDEPTTGMDPISRRHVWDIIQNAKKGRSIVLTTHSMEEADILSDRIGIMAKGRLRCIGTSIRLKSRFGTGFITNVSFIESNAEQSPPNASVDLSNQHEDVKQFFKYHLDVMPAEETKSYLTFVIPHDREKLLTRFFSELQDREREFAIADIQIGLATLEEVFLNIAKQAELESAAAEGRLVTLTLTSGASVQIPIGARFVGIPGTQSPENPRGIMVEVYWEQDDSGSLCISGHSAEMPLPLNVQQFISASQPRSNINFLRRGKEPVYGIMIDPNQISPSNY, via the exons ATGGAATTACAGAGAGGATTTCCTCTGCTATACCAGCAATTTAAAGCTCTATTGAAGAAGAACCTGTCGCTTTCATGGAGGAACAAGAGCGCCTCATTCCTCCAGTTGTTTTCATCCTTGTTCTTCATTTTCCTCCTCTTCTGCATTGAAAAAGCCATGAACGCTGCCAACTCCGACACCACGGCGTATAAGTCGGTACTCGATCCTCAGCCTCTGGTTTCGCCGCCGATCCCTCCCTGCGAGGACAAGTTCTACATTAAGAAGCCTTGCTTCGACTTTGTATGGAGCGGAAACTATAGCGATAGACTGAATCGTATTGTCAGTTCAATCATGGCAAATAATCCTGGCAGGGTGATTACGTCCAATAAG GTTAAATCATTCAGAACAACAGACGATGTAGACTTTTGGCTTTTGAATAATCCTATGCATTGCCCTGGAGCTCTGCATTTCAAAGATATAAATGCCACTGTTATCAGCTATGGCGTACAGACTAATTCTACCCGAGTTATGAATCGGGGGTATTCTGAAGATCCTacattcaaatttcaaatcccacTTCAGATTGCAGCAGAGCGTGAAATTGCTCGGTCTATCATTGGAG ATCCAAACTTTAGCTGGGTAGTTGGACTTAAAGAATTTGCACACCCAGCAAAAAACAATTTCTCTGTGTTGGCTTCAATTGGACCAACTTTCTTTCTTGCGTTTGCCATGTTTGGGTTTGTGATGCAAATTGGATCTTTGGTGGTAGAGAAGGAACTCAAACTTCGCCAG GCAATGAGTATGACAGGTCTTTATGAATCTGCTTATTGGTTCTCTTGGATCACATGGGAAGGAATACTTTCACTCGTATCATCACTTCTCCTTGTTCTTTTTGGAATGATGTTTCAGTTTGACATGTTCAAGAAAAACAATTTTGCAGTTGTGTTTCTTGTGTTCTATCTTTTTCAGCTCAATATG GTTGGTTTTGCGTTTTTGTTGTCAAACTTCATTAGCAAGTCATCTTCAGCCACAACAGTCGGTTTCTCGGTATTTATTGTTGGCTTTTTTACACAG ATTGTTACCATATTTGGATTCCCATATGGTATCCATGTCGCTAGTATTCTACGAACTCTCTGGTCATTATTCCCACCCAATCTTCTTGGTATAGCTGTGAATTTGCTTGCTCAGGCAACTGCCACTCCTGAAGATGTTGGGATCAGCTGGAGTAGACGGTCAGAGTGTGTACGAGATGATAGTGCAGCAGACAAGTGTGTAATATCAATT AATGATGTTTACTTATGGCTTACATCTACGTTCTTTGTCTGGTTTGTTTTGGCAATCTACTTCGACAATATAATTCCAAATGCATATGGTGTCAGAAAAcctatattttatttcttaaagccTGGGTATTGGACTGGAAAAGGTGGAAATAGAGTGGAAG AGGGTGGCATTTGTAGTTGCATGGGTTCAGTCCCACAACAAGAGCATATTACTCCAGAAGATGAGGATGTGCTTGAAGAGGAAAATATTGTTAAACAAGAAGCAAAAGATGGCTTAGTCAATCCAGAGGTTGCAGTTCAGGTACGTGGACTTGCAAAGGTATATGCTGGGACTACGAAGATTGGTTGTTGTAAATGCAAGAAAACTTCACCTTACCATGCTCTCAAG GGCTTATGGATGAACTTTGCAAAGGATCAGTTATTTTGTCTCCTTGGACCAAATGGCGCTGGAAAAACTACCGCAATCAATTGTTTGACAGGCTTAACACCTGTGACCAGTGGAGATG CTTTGATTTATGGATATTCCATTCGGAGCCCTGTTGGCATGTCCAACATTCGAAGAATCATAGGAGTTTGTCCCCAG TTTGACATCCTTTGGGATGCATTATCTGGTGCAGAGCATCTCCATCTCTTTGCTAGCATTAAAGGCCTACCCCCAGATTCAATAAATTTG GTTGCTGAGGAATCATTAGCAGAGGTAAGACTCACTGAGGCAGCTAAAGTGAGAACCAGGAGTTACAGTGGAGGAATGAGACGCCGGCTCAGTGTTGCAATAGCACTTATTGGGAACCCAAAGTTGGTCATTCTAGACGAACCG ACTACTGGTATGGATCCAATATCGAGAAGACATGTCTGGGATATAATACAGAATGCAAAGAAAGGTCGTTCCATTGTCCTGACAACACATTCAATGGAAGAAGCTGACATTCTAAGTGATCGCATAGGAATTATGGCCAAGGGTAGGCTCCGATGCATCGGAACATCAATCAGGTTGAAGTCGAGATTCGGTACCGGTTTCATCACTAATGTGAGCTTTATTGAAAGCAATGCTGAACAATCTCCTCCAAATGCATCCGTGGATCTTTCCAATCAACACGAGGATGTAAAGCAGTTTTTCAAATAT CATTTGGATGTAATGCCAGCAGAGGAGACCAAATCCTACCTGACTTTTGTCATTCCCCATGATAGGGAGAAGCTTTTAACG AGATTTTTTTCGGAGCTTCAAGATAGAGAAAGAGAATTTGCTATAGCCGATATCCAAATTGGCCTTGCAACGCTTGAAGAAGTTTTCTTAAATATTGCCAAGCAGGCAGAGCTAGAAAGTGCTGCAGCTGAGGGGAGGTTGGTTACTTTGACCTTAACATCTGGAGCCTCAGTTCAG ATACCTATAGGAGCTAGATTTGTTGGGATTCCGGGAACACAATCTCCAGAGAATCCTAGAGGCATAATGGTTGAAGTATACTGGGAGCAAGATGATTCCGGTTCTCTGTGCATTTCTGGTCACTCTGCTGAAATGCCTCTGCCTCTTAacgttcaacaatttatttctgcATCACAGCCACGTTCTAATATAAATTTCCTCCGCCGGGGTAAAGAACCAGTTTATGGAATCATGATCGATCCGAATCAGATTAGTCCTAGTAATTATTAA
- the LOC110660420 gene encoding protein IQ-DOMAIN 31 produces MGKSPGRWIKTVLFGKKSYKSHTAKGRERTANEREVLVSAKASEADSISVPPVISHPTPVITVHSERQLELESQETADSPHNGGILLPGNQEVDLQGSTNQATLSDAEKIRQEKAATLVQAAFRGFLARRAFWALKGIIRLQALIRGHLVRRQAVATLCCVLGIVKMQALARGIKVRNSDRGRHVLKKCGMVKPLGKLEDPNGANVSIQKARLSANAFVHKLVASLSTVMPLNLYYDSAEPNSVSNWLERWSASRFWKPIPQPKKISCPKTQRKQVNGHMPEAETGRPKFSVRRVPAANFDNTSVQAPSESEKPKRNRRKASSHATDTSQENPQNELEKVKRNLRKVHNPIIDCSVQSEVDIEKPKQGLEIVSGTSGDNLLGQNMNNSGEKMKKEATLATHKLPDMVKNEQTLIAPKLPDAETTPEPLGLKEASELHGDQTVVESMPSVENGGKDENNSGTNGELSHKEDPTINENHKFSRKASSLVKQECAENGLQSGPALPSYMAATESAKAKLRAQGSPRFSQDGAEKNILARRHSLPSSANSKISSQSPRTRTVHSGGKGGSKSDRSLLSSREGNAKATQAEWRR; encoded by the exons ATGGGCAAATCACCAGGGAGATGGATCAAGACCGTACTTTTTGGAAAGAAGTCTTACAAATCTCATACAGCAAAAGGGAGGGAG AGAACTGCAAACGAGAGAGAAGTATTGGTTTCTGCAAAGGCATCAGAAGCTGATTCGATTTCTGTTCCTCCTGTAATATCACATCCAACCCCCGTTATCACTGTTCACTCGGAAAGGCAGTTAGAACTTGAGAGCCAAGAGACTGCAGACTCACCACATAATGGGGGCATATTGTTGCCAGGAAATCAAGAGGTAGATTTACAAGGGTCTACAAACCAAGCCACTTTATCTGATGCTGAGAAAATAAGGCAAGAGAAAGCTGCAACATTGGTACAAGCTGCATTTAGAGGTTTCTTG GCTCGTCGGGCATTTTGGGCCCTTAAAGGCATAATAAGGCTCCAGGCGCTTATCCGTGGGCACTTGGTCAGGAGACAAGCTGTTGCCACTTTGTGCTGTGTGCTGGGAATTGTCAAGATGCAGGCACTTGCTCGAGGAATAAAAGTTAGGAATTCAGATAGAGGGCGGCATGTTCTTAAAAAATGCGGCATGGTGAAGCCTTTG GGCAAGCTTGAGGATCCTAATGGAGCTAATGTTTCTATCCAAAAAGCAAGGCTATCAGCAAATGCTTTTGTTCACAAG CTTGTGGCTTCATTATCTACTGTGATGCCTTTAAACCTTTATTATGACTCTGCGGAACCAAATTCAGTTTCAAACTGGTTAGAACGTTGGTCAGCATCTCGCTTTTGGAAACCAATTCCCCAACCGAAGAAAATTTCTTGCCCAAAAACTCAGAGAAAGCAGGTTAATGGTCATATGCCAGAAGCTGAAACTGGTAGACCAAAGTTTAGTGTTCGGAGGGTCCCTGCTGCAAATTTCGACAATACTTCAGTGCAAGCACCCTCTGAATCTGAGAAACCGAAGCGCAATCGTAGGAAAGCTTCAAGCCATGCAACTGATACATCGCAGGAAAATCCACAAAATGAGCTTGAAAAGGTAAAACGGaatttgagaaaggttcataatcCAATAATTGACTGCTCTGTTCAGTCAGAGGTAGATATTGAGAAGCCAAAACAAGGTTTGGAAATTGTATCAGGCACTTCTGGTGATAATCTTTTGGGACAGAATATGAATAATTCAGGGGAGAAGATGAAGAAAGAAGCAACTTTGGCAACACACAAACTACCTGATATGGTGAAGAATGAACAAACCTTGATAGCACCCAAATTACCTGATGCAGAAACAACTCCAGAACCACTAGGATTAAAGGAAGCTTCAGAATTACATGGTGATCAAACTGTTGTTGAATCAATGCCTTCAGTAGAGAATGGTGGTAAAGATGAAAATAATTCTGGTACAAATGGGGAGTTAAGCCATAAGGAAGATCCAACAATCAATGAAAATCATAAATTCAGTAGGAAAGCCTCTAGTCTAGTAAAGCAAGAATGTGCAGAGAATGGATTACAGAGTGGTCCAGCACTCCCAAGCTATATGGCAGCTACTGAATCTGCCAAGGCAAAGCTGAGAGCACAAGGTTCCCCAAGGTTTAGCCAAGATGGAGCTGAGAAAAATATTCTCGCTCGGCGTCATTCTCTTCCATCTTCAGCAAATAGCAAAATCAGCTCACAATCACCAAGGACACGGACTGTTCATTCTGGGGGCAAAGGGGGGAGTAAAAGTGACAGATCTCTGTTGTCATCAAGAGAAGGAAATG CAAAGGCAACCCAGGCTGAGTGGAGGAGGTGA